The Pseudomonadota bacterium sequence TGCAGACCAGTGTATGAAATGCGGTTTTTGCAGTTTTTTCTGTCCTGTGTATCAGGAAGAGAAGGTTGAAACCGCAGTTGCACGAGGAAAAAACTATCTTATAAAGCTTGCCCTGAAGGGCGAACAGGAGTTTACCGAGGAGATGGCTGATATTATCGGAAAATGCCTCCTCTGTAAACGGTGCGCTGCCAACTGTCCATCAAAAACACAGATTGACCGGGTTGTCGTGGGAGCAAGGGCACAGATGGTGAAAGACAAAGGGCTTGGTTTTATTAAGGATTTTGCATTTAGAAAGGTTATGTCAAACAGAAAGGCCTTCGGGAGATATGTAAAACTCGCAAAGGCTTTCCAGTGGATGCTACCAAAGACTGAAGGTAATATCAGGCATTTGCCTGACTTTTTAAAGGCCCTCGGACAGGGAAGGCACATCCCTAATCTGGCAAAGACCTTTTTGCGTGATATGGTAAAACCGGTATACAAACCCGTAAACGGCGAGAAACCAAAAATGAGGGTAGGCTTCTTCATGGGCTGCGCAACCGATTTTGTATATCCTGAGCTGGGACTGAAGTTGATAGATTTTCTTACCAAAAGGGGTATAGAGGTTGTTGTGCCGGAGAGCCAGAATTGCTGCGGCGCTGCCATCTATTTCAGCGGTGATTTTGAAACCGGTCGGATGCTTGCAGAAGAGAACATAAAAGCCTTCGAAGGGGTTGACTATGTTGTCACTGCCTGCGGCACATGCAGTTCAACGCTTAAGGATTATCAGAAGTATCTCCCCGACAACGAAGATCAGCAGAAACGGTATGAGGCCTTTGAAAAGAAGATAAAGGACAGCACAGAGTTCGTAATCGATGTTATGAAAATTCCACCGGAAGACTTTAAACTGAGGAAGGAATTTGAAGGCAAGACCGCCACATGGCATGATCCGTGCCATCTTATAAGGTATCAGAATATTAAAGAACAGCCCAGGGCGATCCTAAAGGCATTAAAGGGATTGAAATATGTGGAGATGCCCAACGCGGATATGTGCTGCGGCATGGGCGGTTCCTTCAGCGTGTATCACTATGACCTTACGAAGAAGATAGCCGACAAGAAGATGGACGGCATCAAAGCAACGGGAGCGGATATTGTAGTTACTGCCTGCCCCGGTTGTATGATCAATTTAATAGACAATGCTCTGAGGAACAAGATGACCCAAAAGGTATATCATTTCCTGGAGCTTGTCGAGTAAGCGTAAATTTAAAAAAGCTGACTTTAAAACTACTTAAGGAGGGTTAATCATGAACAATGGTCACTGGATGACGGCAAAGGATGTCTTGAGGGTCAATGCCTTCAAATGGCCGGACAAGATAGGCATCAAAGACATGAACAAAGCGTATACCTTTAAGCAGTGGGATGACAGGGCGTGCAGACTTGCAAATGCCCTTGCCGATATGGGTCTTAAGAAAGGCGAAAGATTTGCTGTGCTTGCATACAACTGTGTAGAGTGGCTCGAAATATATGCTGCTGCTGCAAAGGGCGGATTTATCTGTGTGCCGCTGATGTTCAGGCTTGCAGAACCGGAAATGGAATACATAATCGATCACTGTGAGGCAAAGATATTTATAGTACAAGGCGGAAAAGACAGAGACGGGGCTGAACTTCCATGGATAGATGCGGTCAACGGGATGAAGAAAAACCTCACTACAGTCGAAAAGTATGTCTCTTTTGCAATAGATAATCCACACTTCGACGGTTTTTCCTCTTATGAGGATATAATCGCAGCAGCAAGCCCGGGAGAGCCTGCGGTAACGGTTGATGCGGATGATATCTGGGTCATCATGTATACAGGCGGGACAACAGGGAGGCCAAAAGGCGTTATGAAGAGCCATGCCAACCTCTTTGCCCAGTATTTTATTATGATTTACGACCACCAGTTTAATTTTGAAGACACAAACCTTCTTGTCATGCCTTGTTGCCACGTCAACTCATTGTTTTACTCCTTTGTCGTCACATGGGTAGGCGGCACTGTCATGGCATATAATATGGTGAGCTTTAATCCTGAAAACCTCCTGAAGACCTTTGCAGAACATAAGATCACCTTTACCTCTCTTGTTCCGACCCATTATATTATGCTTCTTGCACTCCCGGATGCGGTAAAGGCCAAATACGATGTAACATGCGTAAAGAAGCTCCTTTGTTCTTCAGCTCCGGCAAGGCGGGACACAAAACTCGGTATTCTGGAGATGTTCCCGAATTCAAACCTCTACGAAGCATACGGGTCTACAGAGGCAGGCATCGTGACTGTGTTGAAGCCCCATGAACAGATGACAAAACTTGGCTCCATCGGACGTGAGGTCATGGGTACGGATATAATAAAACTCTACGACGAAGATGGAAACCTCATCACAAAGCCGAATGAGGTGGGCGAACTCTACTCAAGAAGCTCCATGCTCTTTGAAAGTTACTGGAAAGATCCGGAAAAGACAGCAGCAGCAATGAAGGGCGAGTACTTCAGCGCAGGCGACATGGCCTACATTGATGAGGACGGATACTATACACTCGTTGACAGAAAGGCCAACATGATAATCTCCGGCGGTGAAAACATATTTCCCTCTGAAGTGGAGAACTGTGTCGGCGGGCACCAGGCTGTAAAAGACGTTGCAGTTATCGGCGTACCTCATGAAAAGTGGGGTGAGCAGGTTACCGCTTTTGTGGTCCTGCATGAAGGAAAGACTGCAACACCGGAAGAGATCTCAGGTTTCTGTAAAGGCAAGATCGCCGGTTTTAAGGTTCCCAAGAATGTAATCCTTATAAAAGATGAAGAGATGCCAAGAAGTGGCGCAGGCAAGATTCTCCACAGGATGTTGAGAGAACAATACGGAAAGTGGAGTGACCACACATAAAAGCATCTCTTGCAGCTCACACGGTGAGCGAGAGGGGAAGGCTCCGACGGCTCTGCCGGTGGAGGGGGCGACGCAAGCCCCTGTAAATGAAGAGATGCCAAGAAGTGGCGCAGGCAAGATTCTCCACAGAATGTTGAGAGAACAATACGGAAAGTGGAGTGACCACAAATAATATCGATGAACAGGATGTAAAAAAAGCGGGGATTGACTCCCCGCTTTTTTTATACATGAAAGACTTATTTATTGCCCATTGGGGCAAGATAATAAGAGCACTGGCTTTAACGGTTTGCTTAATCGTTGCGGTTGTTGACATATCATATACCAGTCACCCACTCATTACCGACGATGCATATACCCAGGGAAAGGGTAATTTTCAATTGGAGGTTACCGGTGACTATGTAAATGACAAGGATACCGACAAGGGAGCGACAACAAATTCCGCAACAGCCGCTACAACTATATACTTACGGGATAATAGAAACCATAGATATAGTTGCAACAATGGGCTATCAAAACATAAGGAAGAATACCGATGGAACTACTTCAAAAATGACGGGGTGGTTGATGCAGGGATAGATGTGAAATAGAGGTTCTACGAGAAAAGAATGACCTCTTTCTGGCAATCAAACCGGGCATAATTTTTCCTACAGGCGATAATGATAAAGGATTGGGCAGCGGCATCGTCCGCTTTCGATTCTTTTTCATCTCAAACAAAGGAATTAGAGCCCTTTACTTTACACCTGAACCTGCGATACATGAGGAATAATAGCAAGAACGATGAAAAAAAATATATCGCTCACGCCTCTTTGGCAGGCGAGTGGAAGATTATGCGAAAACTCAGACTTGTAGCCAACGCAGGCATCGAAACATGCAAAGACCGTTCATACGTCAATGACCCGGCCTTTATCCTGGGAGGGCTTATCTGCTCTATTACTGATAAGATTGATATCGATGTGGGGATCAAACACGGAATCACGAGGACAGAGAATGATTTTACTGCACTTGCCGGTATAACAATCAGGTTCTGAGAGACCGAAATAGTTGAATACCATTTTCTTGTAAACAAATTTCAGCAAAATGAAAATTGACAATCGTTTTATTCTATACACAAATAACCTTTGACAAAAGCAGATAATTTGGGCTATTTTATAGCGTTATTTACATACAGATATAACGGTATTTAACGCTTGACTCTTGTAATAGAAAGGAGGCAACATCATGCATTGCTACCGTACCTTGTTTGGCATGGGCATGGCTGTAATTATTTTTTCCATGCTATTTTTATCAACGAGCCCATCATATGGCGAAGAACTGGTAATTTTTGCCGGGGCGGCAAGCAAACCCCCGACAGAAGAAGCTGCAAAAGCATTTGAAAAAAAGACAGGCGTAAAGGTAAATATCAATTTCGGTGGTTCAGGCTTTGTGCTTTCGCAAATGGGTTTAAGTAAATCGGGTGATCTCTACTTTCCGGGTTCATCGGATTTCATGGAACTGGCAAAAAAGAAAGGGCTGGTCTTCCCTGAAACCGAGCGCTATGTCGTATACCTTGTCCCGACCATAAACGTACAGAAGGGAAACCCGAAGGGGATAAAATCGCTTCAGGATCTCACAAGGCCGGGGGTCCGGGTTGCCATTGCAAACCCTGAAGGGGTCTGTCTTGGCTTGTACACTGTTGAGATTATTGAAAAGAATTTCGCTCCCGCAGAAAAGGCTGCCTTTAAAAAAAATCTTGTCAATTATACAGAAAGCTGCGAAAAAACAGCAACCGCTGTGTCATTGAAGGCAGTGGATGCTGTGATCGGCTGGAACGTATTCGAGTACTGGAGTCCGGATCGTATAGAAACCATCCCCCTTAAAAAACAGGAGGTTGTACGTATCGGTTATATCCCTATCGCCATATCGAAATTTACCAAAAACAGGGTCCTTGCCCAAAAATTTATTGATTTTGTTTTATCCGAGGAAGGAAAGTCCCTGTTTAAAAAATACCATTACTTCATGAATCCTGAAGAAGCGGCACAATGGATTGGAGAGAAAAAACCCGTCGGTGGTGAATATACGGTCCCGAAGGATTGGATCAAAAAATGAGTTTCAAACGACTCGCCATTGTCTTCAGTTTTTTCATATTTATCCTGTATGCCGGGCTTATCCTGTCACTTTTTTATTTCTACAGGGCAGGACTGTTTCTTGATATCCTTCTCTCTGAAAGGACCCTGTTCTCCATCCGTTTAAGCCTTACCGCGGCGACAGTTGCCACCATGCTCTCGGTTTTTTTTGCCGTCCCTTCCGCCTATGCTCTGTCGCGGTTCAGGTTTCCCGGCAGGCAGGTGATTGATACTGCCCTCGAACTTCCCATGATCGTCTCCCCCGTTGCCCTGGGCGCAATGCTCCTTATCTTTTTCAATAATCCTATCGGAATTGCCATTCAGGATAGGGGCATACAAATAGTTTTTACCGTCTACGGCATCCTCCTTGCTCAGTTCGTAACCACTGTCGGCATTGCAACGAGGCTTATTAAAGCAGCTATGGACGAGATCCCCCAAAGATATGAAGAGGTGGCAAAGACCCTCGGGGCGTCGCCTGCAAAGGCCTTTTTCACTGTTACACTGCCGCTGAGCAGGAAAGGGATTATCGCTGCTTTTATCCTTACCTGGGCAAAGGCCCTCGGTGAATTCGGCGCAACAATTACCATTGCCGGTTCTATGGCGATGAAAACAGAGACTATCCCTGTTGCAATATTTATGAGACTTGCCGGTGCAGACATAGAAGGGACAGTAGTCCTGGTCCTGATCCTCATCGGGATCGGCCTTGGTGTTCTGTACAGTGTGAGGCTGTTTACCCGGAAGGCAAGTTATATATGAATCGGATGACTAAGCCATGCCCCGTATAGAGTTGAATAACATAAGCAAATACATACTCCACAATATAAGCCTCGAAATAAAGGACAAGGAACTTCTTGCCCTTGTTGGCCCGAATGGTGCCGGGAAATCTACACTCCTTAATGTCATTGCGGGACTCATTGATTACAGCGGTGAAGTGTTTTTCGACAATAAGCAGATGGATCGTATCCCACCCCACAAACGGGGAGTAGGCTACCTGTTCCAGGATTTAGCCCTCTTTCCCCATCTAAACGTGTCTTCCAATATAGCCTACGGTCTTAAAATACAAGGATATCCTGCAAAAACTATTCACAAAAGGGTGTCGGAGCTTATGGACGCCCTGAATATAACAAAACTGAAAGATAGATACCCCATGTCTTTAAGCGGCGGGGAAAAACAGAGGGTAGCAATTGCCCGTGCCATTGCTCCGTTTCAGAAGATTTTGCTTCTTGATGAGCCCTTCTCCGGGCTCGATCCGCAAACATCGAAATACTTCCGGATAGAATTATGGGAGCTATTGAAGCGTCTTGAGATTACATCAATATTTGTAATCCACGATCTGTTGGGCGCAGAAGAACTGGCCGATAGAATTGCCATTATTCACAACGGCTGTATAGAACAGATTGCATCCCCGAACGATATTTTTTTTAATCCCGGCACTGATGTAGTCTCGGATTTTATCGGTATGCCGAATATCTTAAATTGCGATAGCTGTCGCATCCTCTCTTCGGGGCTTATAGAAGTCACATCAGGTGATATGGTGATTGTTCTTCCCTATGAAGGCATTGGCATTAAAAAGCTCGCCATACCCCCTCAAGACATCTTCATATCGGATACAAAACCGCCGGGGCCTGCCCTTAACCGTTACAGGGGAATTGTTACCGAAGTTTTGCCGATTAATTCTACAACAAGGGTAAGGGTGGCTATAGGAGACAACAACCTTCTTGCCGAGCTTCAAAAAAGCACCTTTGACGAAATGCACCTTGAGATGGGCAAAGAGGTCTACGTTATTATAAAACTCCGGAGATTACGTTATTTCGAAGTGTAATTCACCATGCCGCATTCATATAATATCCATATATTCGCCACTTGACCCTTCAGGCAAAATCCTCTTATAATAAGGAAATTTGAAACACAAGGGGAGGCAATAATGAATACTGTTATTTTATTCGGAAGTCCGCGAAAAGAGGGCAATACAGTCCAGCTTACCGGCATATTTTCGCAAACATTAAAAGAGAGAGGACATAACGTTCGAACCATATATTTGAACGACTTGAATATCAGGCCCTGCCAGGGATGTCTTGCCTGTATGCCGGTAGGGATATGTAAAATAAATGATGATATGAAAGACATACGTAAATATATTATGGAATCCAACATTATTGTCTATGCAACGCCCATCTACTGGTTTTCTTCATCCAGTCAGTTAAAACTCGTAATTGACAGGTCTTTAGCTTTTCTTGATGAGAACTATGGGTCACGGGTCAAAGGAAAAAAGGCCGTCACCATCATAACCTGCGCCGATGAAGATATTGAAACATGCAGACCTGCCATAGATATGTTCAAGAAGACCTTCAGCCTTCTTGGCCTTGACTATGCGGGCAGCATTGAAGCAACCGGGTGTGAACAAAAGGGCATCGTGAAAGACGAGTATAAAGAAAAAACAAAAGCACTTGCAGAATCCATAGCATGAATATAAGTGGTCCCCTGTACTTTACAACTAAAAAAGTAGGCAAAGCCATCTGGGATTATCAGATGCTTAAAGAAGGCGACAAAGTGCT is a genomic window containing:
- a CDS encoding flavodoxin family protein; the protein is MNTVILFGSPRKEGNTVQLTGIFSQTLKERGHNVRTIYLNDLNIRPCQGCLACMPVGICKINDDMKDIRKYIMESNIIVYATPIYWFSSSSQLKLVIDRSLAFLDENYGSRVKGKKAVTIITCADEDIETCRPAIDMFKKTFSLLGLDYAGSIEATGCEQKGIVKDEYKEKTKALAESIA
- a CDS encoding ABC transporter permease — its product is MSFKRLAIVFSFFIFILYAGLILSLFYFYRAGLFLDILLSERTLFSIRLSLTAATVATMLSVFFAVPSAYALSRFRFPGRQVIDTALELPMIVSPVALGAMLLIFFNNPIGIAIQDRGIQIVFTVYGILLAQFVTTVGIATRLIKAAMDEIPQRYEEVAKTLGASPAKAFFTVTLPLSRKGIIAAFILTWAKALGEFGATITIAGSMAMKTETIPVAIFMRLAGADIEGTVVLVLILIGIGLGVLYSVRLFTRKASYI
- a CDS encoding AMP-binding protein; amino-acid sequence: MNNGHWMTAKDVLRVNAFKWPDKIGIKDMNKAYTFKQWDDRACRLANALADMGLKKGERFAVLAYNCVEWLEIYAAAAKGGFICVPLMFRLAEPEMEYIIDHCEAKIFIVQGGKDRDGAELPWIDAVNGMKKNLTTVEKYVSFAIDNPHFDGFSSYEDIIAAASPGEPAVTVDADDIWVIMYTGGTTGRPKGVMKSHANLFAQYFIMIYDHQFNFEDTNLLVMPCCHVNSLFYSFVVTWVGGTVMAYNMVSFNPENLLKTFAEHKITFTSLVPTHYIMLLALPDAVKAKYDVTCVKKLLCSSAPARRDTKLGILEMFPNSNLYEAYGSTEAGIVTVLKPHEQMTKLGSIGREVMGTDIIKLYDEDGNLITKPNEVGELYSRSSMLFESYWKDPEKTAAAMKGEYFSAGDMAYIDEDGYYTLVDRKANMIISGGENIFPSEVENCVGGHQAVKDVAVIGVPHEKWGEQVTAFVVLHEGKTATPEEISGFCKGKIAGFKVPKNVILIKDEEMPRSGAGKILHRMLREQYGKWSDHT
- a CDS encoding (Fe-S)-binding protein is translated as MKDLKELKKIEKFADQCMKCGFCSFFCPVYQEEKVETAVARGKNYLIKLALKGEQEFTEEMADIIGKCLLCKRCAANCPSKTQIDRVVVGARAQMVKDKGLGFIKDFAFRKVMSNRKAFGRYVKLAKAFQWMLPKTEGNIRHLPDFLKALGQGRHIPNLAKTFLRDMVKPVYKPVNGEKPKMRVGFFMGCATDFVYPELGLKLIDFLTKRGIEVVVPESQNCCGAAIYFSGDFETGRMLAEENIKAFEGVDYVVTACGTCSSTLKDYQKYLPDNEDQQKRYEAFEKKIKDSTEFVIDVMKIPPEDFKLRKEFEGKTATWHDPCHLIRYQNIKEQPRAILKALKGLKYVEMPNADMCCGMGGSFSVYHYDLTKKIADKKMDGIKATGADIVVTACPGCMINLIDNALRNKMTQKVYHFLELVE
- the modA gene encoding molybdate ABC transporter substrate-binding protein, which translates into the protein MHCYRTLFGMGMAVIIFSMLFLSTSPSYGEELVIFAGAASKPPTEEAAKAFEKKTGVKVNINFGGSGFVLSQMGLSKSGDLYFPGSSDFMELAKKKGLVFPETERYVVYLVPTINVQKGNPKGIKSLQDLTRPGVRVAIANPEGVCLGLYTVEIIEKNFAPAEKAAFKKNLVNYTESCEKTATAVSLKAVDAVIGWNVFEYWSPDRIETIPLKKQEVVRIGYIPIAISKFTKNRVLAQKFIDFVLSEEGKSLFKKYHYFMNPEEAAQWIGEKKPVGGEYTVPKDWIKK
- a CDS encoding transporter, producing MIKDWAAASSAFDSFSSQTKELEPFTLHLNLRYMRNNSKNDEKKYIAHASLAGEWKIMRKLRLVANAGIETCKDRSYVNDPAFILGGLICSITDKIDIDVGIKHGITRTENDFTALAGITIRF
- a CDS encoding ABC transporter ATP-binding protein, with product MPRIELNNISKYILHNISLEIKDKELLALVGPNGAGKSTLLNVIAGLIDYSGEVFFDNKQMDRIPPHKRGVGYLFQDLALFPHLNVSSNIAYGLKIQGYPAKTIHKRVSELMDALNITKLKDRYPMSLSGGEKQRVAIARAIAPFQKILLLDEPFSGLDPQTSKYFRIELWELLKRLEITSIFVIHDLLGAEELADRIAIIHNGCIEQIASPNDIFFNPGTDVVSDFIGMPNILNCDSCRILSSGLIEVTSGDMVIVLPYEGIGIKKLAIPPQDIFISDTKPPGPALNRYRGIVTEVLPINSTTRVRVAIGDNNLLAELQKSTFDEMHLEMGKEVYVIIKLRRLRYFEV